Proteins encoded in a region of the Paucibacter sediminis genome:
- a CDS encoding porin — translation MKKIALVAALAAIAAPAFAQSSVTLYGRVNTTVESQKVDNQGRKVVVANNSSRIGFKGVEDLGGGLKASFDLEHGFNSDNGAATGGTAAFWGREASVQIAGAFGAVRLGRWTPGSYYATADYVSMHNHDTGSSSDALYGGPFPTANKVGYFYSAGGFSTELAVAAGEGAPGVKRAFDGSVNYDQGPLHLGAGYTKQDKQSQYAARALYELGAITLGGYVQRETNDAAVKKSRNIWRLAGMYTLGASEFHANFGGTQAGANQANKANQWTLGYNYNLSKRTKVYGYYTAIDTKNTLNNAGDFSSFAAGIRHNF, via the coding sequence ATGAAGAAGATTGCTCTCGTCGCTGCACTCGCAGCCATCGCCGCACCCGCATTCGCACAAAGCTCGGTCACCCTGTATGGCCGCGTCAACACCACCGTTGAAAGCCAGAAGGTCGACAACCAAGGCCGCAAGGTTGTGGTTGCCAACAACTCCTCGCGCATCGGCTTCAAGGGCGTGGAAGATCTGGGCGGCGGCCTGAAGGCTTCGTTCGATCTGGAGCACGGCTTCAACTCCGACAACGGCGCTGCCACCGGTGGCACTGCTGCTTTCTGGGGCCGTGAGGCTTCGGTGCAGATCGCTGGTGCCTTCGGCGCCGTGCGTCTGGGCCGTTGGACCCCGGGTTCGTACTACGCCACTGCTGACTACGTCAGCATGCACAACCACGACACCGGTTCGTCCAGCGACGCGCTGTACGGCGGCCCCTTCCCGACCGCCAACAAGGTGGGCTACTTCTACAGCGCCGGCGGCTTCTCGACCGAGTTGGCTGTGGCTGCTGGCGAAGGCGCTCCTGGCGTGAAGCGTGCATTCGACGGTTCGGTCAACTACGACCAAGGCCCTCTGCACCTGGGCGCTGGCTACACCAAGCAAGACAAGCAGAGCCAGTACGCTGCTCGCGCTCTGTATGAGCTGGGCGCCATCACCCTGGGCGGCTACGTCCAACGTGAAACCAACGACGCTGCTGTCAAGAAGTCGCGCAACATCTGGCGTCTGGCCGGTATGTACACCCTGGGTGCTTCGGAGTTCCACGCGAACTTCGGCGGCACGCAAGCCGGTGCCAACCAAGCCAACAAGGCCAACCAGTGGACCCTGGGCTACAACTACAACCTGAGCAAGCGCACCAAGGTGTATGGCTACTACACGGCCATCGACACCAAGAACACGCTGAACAACGCTGGCGACTTCTCGTCGTTCGCTGCTGGTATCCGCCACAACTTCTGA
- a CDS encoding sensor histidine kinase: MHSQRIRRFAASQGGWRLLISALLLPLLLLGLRPAHAQELVLRQALAVASDAAEFPAHADAAAVQLPDHWASSRPGFSGAVWYRFKLEGGSSQLLRQALYIEQVCSNYQLWVNGVSLVARGRMLDPISERCFEPQLIELPPGLLRAAGNVIDIKVAGYAKQVLGSSNRAASLSAVELGELETLAKRQARAWFWQQTLPLQLSAMLVLMALTLTLLALRHARDQHLLFLAGLMACWVLFSNRLWIGDIPWPRALVEVLIASLLPLLTLCAVQYLLRALGRQDKRIDQVLLLQALIAPTSLALTPLKFQFVAVSLWSLLLAAQILGALGWHLRQQWQRAQGPHSLPRQGKQQRRQWWITTTLLGLAALSVLLELAAQQFRAPAGASLTAVVVPLVMLGMGLQAVLALARARQEAEAMQHQLEQHVQERVADIERHYNQMAELKLEQVTERERKRIAADLHDDLGAKLLTIVHTSESDRISTLAREALEEMRLSVRGLTGKPVQLLDALGDWRAEVVSRLAQANILAEWKAPAEDIVHTLPARAYVQTTRIFREAVSNIIKHSGGTHCVVSCSVEDGYFIVVIQDNGQGIPMELDGRLDRGHGMASMKARAKQMHGQCLVESGPGWGTVIRLTIPL, translated from the coding sequence ATGCACAGTCAGAGAATTCGACGATTTGCCGCCAGCCAGGGCGGCTGGCGCCTGCTCATCAGCGCGCTGCTGCTGCCGCTGCTCCTGCTGGGCCTGCGGCCGGCCCATGCGCAGGAACTGGTGCTGAGGCAGGCCCTGGCCGTGGCCAGCGATGCCGCTGAATTCCCCGCCCATGCTGATGCCGCCGCGGTGCAACTGCCCGACCACTGGGCCAGCAGCCGGCCCGGCTTCAGCGGCGCGGTCTGGTATCGATTCAAGCTGGAAGGCGGGAGCAGCCAGCTGTTGCGCCAGGCGCTCTATATCGAGCAGGTCTGCAGCAACTACCAGCTCTGGGTCAATGGCGTCAGCCTGGTGGCGCGCGGGCGCATGCTCGACCCGATTTCCGAGCGCTGCTTCGAACCGCAGCTGATCGAGCTGCCGCCGGGTCTGCTGCGCGCTGCCGGCAACGTCATCGACATCAAGGTCGCCGGCTATGCCAAGCAGGTGCTGGGCAGCAGCAATCGGGCCGCCAGCCTCTCGGCCGTCGAACTCGGCGAGCTGGAAACGCTGGCCAAGCGGCAGGCGCGGGCCTGGTTCTGGCAACAGACCCTGCCGCTGCAGCTGTCGGCCATGCTGGTGCTGATGGCGCTGACGCTGACCCTGCTGGCGCTGCGCCATGCGCGCGACCAGCACCTGCTGTTCCTGGCCGGGCTGATGGCCTGCTGGGTGCTGTTCTCCAACCGCCTGTGGATCGGCGACATCCCCTGGCCGCGCGCCCTGGTCGAGGTGCTGATCGCCTCGCTGCTGCCGCTGCTGACCCTGTGCGCCGTGCAATACCTGCTGCGCGCCCTGGGCCGCCAGGACAAGCGCATCGACCAGGTCCTGCTGCTGCAGGCCCTCATCGCGCCGACCAGCCTGGCGCTCACGCCGCTGAAGTTCCAGTTCGTCGCGGTGAGCCTCTGGAGCCTGCTGCTGGCGGCGCAGATCCTGGGCGCGCTGGGCTGGCATCTGCGCCAGCAATGGCAGCGCGCGCAGGGGCCGCACAGCCTGCCCAGGCAGGGCAAGCAGCAGCGCCGGCAATGGTGGATCACCACGACCCTGCTCGGGCTGGCGGCGCTCAGCGTGCTGCTGGAGCTGGCCGCCCAGCAATTCCGCGCCCCCGCCGGCGCCAGCCTGACGGCCGTGGTGGTGCCGCTGGTGATGCTGGGCATGGGTCTGCAGGCCGTGCTGGCGCTGGCGCGCGCGCGCCAGGAGGCCGAGGCCATGCAGCACCAGCTGGAGCAGCATGTGCAGGAGCGCGTGGCCGATATCGAGCGGCACTACAACCAGATGGCCGAGCTCAAGCTGGAGCAGGTCACCGAGCGCGAGCGCAAGCGCATCGCCGCCGACCTGCACGACGACCTTGGCGCCAAGCTGCTGACCATCGTGCACACCAGCGAGTCGGACCGCATCTCCACGCTGGCGCGCGAGGCGCTGGAAGAGATGCGGCTGTCGGTGCGCGGCCTCACCGGCAAGCCCGTGCAGCTGCTGGATGCGCTGGGCGACTGGCGTGCCGAGGTGGTGTCGCGGCTGGCGCAGGCCAACATCCTGGCGGAATGGAAGGCCCCGGCCGAGGACATCGTCCACACCCTGCCGGCGCGCGCCTATGTGCAGACCACGCGCATCTTCCGCGAGGCGGTCAGCAATATCATCAAGCACAGCGGCGGCACGCATTGCGTGGTGAGCTGCAGCGTCGAGGACGGCTATTTCATCGTCGTCATCCAGGACAACGGCCAGGGCATCCCGATGGAGCTTGACGGCCGCCTGGACCGCGGCCACGGCATGGCCAGCATGAAGGCGCGCGCCAAGCAGATGCATGGGCAATGCCTGGTGGAATCCGGCCCGGGCTGGGGAACCGTGATCCGCCTCACGATTCCCCTCTGA
- a CDS encoding response regulator: protein MNHILLLEDIPEIRAWLKALVKQVFANAVITECSRVQDALAQVNSQRFTLALLDLGLPDGSGVDVIAALREKQPEVQSVIVTIHDDDEHLFPALQAGAFGYLLKEQSRELLVEQLQRISQGEPPLSPSIARKVIAYFAAQRRPQAAAQLHEVSLTDRETEVLLRVAKGYTLPEIGVQLGLSRHTIADYVKQIYRKLNVSSRAEAALEAQRLGLFGRN, encoded by the coding sequence ATGAACCACATCCTCCTGCTCGAAGACATCCCGGAAATCCGCGCCTGGCTGAAGGCCCTGGTCAAACAGGTGTTCGCCAATGCCGTGATCACCGAATGCTCGCGCGTGCAGGATGCGCTGGCCCAGGTCAACAGCCAACGCTTCACCCTGGCGCTGCTCGATCTGGGCCTGCCCGACGGCTCGGGCGTGGACGTGATCGCGGCGCTGCGCGAGAAGCAGCCCGAGGTGCAGTCGGTGATCGTGACCATCCACGACGACGACGAGCATCTGTTCCCGGCCCTGCAGGCGGGCGCCTTCGGCTATCTGCTGAAGGAACAATCACGCGAGTTGCTGGTCGAGCAGCTGCAGCGCATCAGCCAGGGCGAGCCACCGCTGTCGCCCTCGATCGCGCGCAAGGTGATCGCTTATTTCGCGGCGCAGCGACGGCCGCAGGCGGCGGCGCAATTGCACGAGGTCTCGCTCACCGATCGCGAGACCGAGGTGCTGCTGCGCGTGGCCAAGGGTTACACACTGCCGGAGATCGGCGTGCAGCTGGGCCTGTCGCGCCACACCATTGCCGACTACGTGAAGCAGATCTACCGCAAGCTGAACGTCTCTTCGCGCGCCGAGGCCGCCCTGGAGGCGCAGCGCCTGGGCTTGTTCGGCAGAAACTAG
- a CDS encoding putative bifunctional diguanylate cyclase/phosphodiesterase has translation MRLLRPKTSPSALQLCERYTALIDGLQEAVWLVEAETRCIVAVNQASTQLLGMEAEQLLGCAMESLATTPEDAMFWMDVAAGSFDPLHTDTMMRHADGRMLWVARRISYVEQLEGGGLWLISMRDQTSQRQHDDEREALLAELRATLESTADGILVADLAGRMRSFNQRFASLWGIPEDLLNERNDEAVQAWMRRSVVDGPAYAMRLASIQDTPLLQTSDNIKLIDGRVLERVSLPQWSRGRPIGRVYSFRDLSEKLAASQRIEELSHTDMLTGLPNRRALCERVDYAQAMARREATPFGLLNVDLDRFKQINDTLGHSYGDRVLKEVALRLKESLREVDTVARLGGDEFALLIHQADARGAEHAARRVQEAMSRPFCFDTLSFTVTASIGIALFPGDGANAEELMASAERAMHWVKESGRATFRFHQPRKDVDLLSRMRLDHAMRQALQEREFRLHYQPQISLSTGQVIGAEALIRWRDPLRGEVSPAEFIPVAEESGFIVAIGDWVLQQAVNQAAQWLKQGWRMPVAVNVSALQFQQTQFVDSVAQALKAADLPPSLLELELTESILLRDAQEALLRLEALAELGVCMSIDDFGTGYSSLGYLKRFPIQRLKIDKSFVNGLPGDASDAGIVNAIVQMGRALQLHVIAEGVENDAQREFLSRAGCHEFQGFLYAPALDPRAFEERVWRPGPSAPRAPVHLIRGAA, from the coding sequence GTGAGACTCCTGCGACCGAAGACATCGCCTTCGGCCCTCCAGCTCTGCGAACGCTACACGGCCCTGATCGACGGGCTGCAGGAAGCGGTGTGGCTGGTGGAGGCCGAAACGCGCTGTATCGTCGCAGTGAACCAGGCCTCGACCCAGCTGCTGGGCATGGAGGCCGAACAATTGCTTGGTTGCGCGATGGAGTCGCTGGCGACCACGCCCGAGGACGCGATGTTCTGGATGGACGTGGCGGCCGGCAGCTTTGATCCGCTGCACACCGACACCATGATGCGCCATGCCGATGGGCGCATGCTCTGGGTGGCGCGCCGCATCAGCTATGTGGAACAGTTGGAGGGCGGCGGGCTCTGGCTCATCTCGATGCGCGACCAGACCTCGCAGCGCCAGCACGACGACGAGCGCGAGGCCCTGCTGGCCGAGTTGCGCGCCACGCTGGAGTCCACCGCCGACGGCATCCTGGTGGCCGACTTGGCCGGCCGCATGCGCAGCTTCAATCAGCGCTTTGCTTCGCTGTGGGGCATTCCCGAGGACCTGCTGAACGAGCGCAACGACGAGGCCGTGCAAGCCTGGATGCGGCGCAGCGTGGTCGACGGCCCGGCCTATGCGATGCGACTGGCCTCGATCCAGGACACGCCGCTGCTGCAGACCAGCGACAACATCAAGCTCATCGACGGCCGGGTGCTGGAGCGCGTCTCGCTGCCGCAGTGGAGCCGCGGCCGTCCGATCGGCCGGGTCTACTCCTTCCGCGACCTGAGCGAGAAGCTGGCCGCCAGTCAGCGCATCGAGGAGCTCTCGCATACCGACATGCTGACCGGCCTGCCGAATCGGCGCGCCCTGTGCGAGCGCGTGGATTACGCGCAGGCGATGGCGCGTCGCGAGGCCACGCCCTTCGGCCTGCTGAACGTCGACCTGGACCGCTTCAAGCAGATCAACGACACCCTGGGCCATTCCTATGGCGATCGCGTGCTCAAGGAAGTGGCGCTGCGCCTGAAGGAAAGCCTGCGCGAGGTGGATACCGTGGCGCGCCTGGGCGGCGACGAGTTCGCCCTGCTGATTCATCAGGCCGATGCGCGCGGTGCCGAGCATGCGGCCCGGCGCGTGCAGGAGGCGATGTCGCGCCCCTTCTGCTTCGACACCCTCAGCTTCACGGTGACCGCCAGCATCGGTATCGCGCTGTTCCCCGGCGATGGCGCGAACGCCGAAGAGCTGATGGCCAGCGCCGAGCGCGCCATGCACTGGGTGAAGGAGAGTGGCCGCGCCACCTTCCGCTTCCACCAGCCGCGCAAGGACGTGGACCTGCTTTCGCGCATGCGGCTGGACCACGCGATGCGCCAGGCGTTGCAGGAGCGCGAATTCCGGCTGCACTACCAGCCGCAGATCTCGCTCAGCACCGGCCAGGTGATCGGTGCCGAGGCCTTGATACGCTGGCGCGACCCCTTGCGTGGCGAGGTCTCGCCCGCCGAATTCATTCCGGTGGCCGAGGAGAGCGGCTTCATCGTCGCGATCGGTGACTGGGTGTTGCAGCAGGCCGTCAACCAGGCGGCGCAATGGCTCAAGCAGGGCTGGCGCATGCCGGTGGCGGTGAACGTGTCGGCGCTGCAGTTCCAGCAGACCCAGTTCGTCGATTCGGTGGCGCAGGCGCTCAAGGCGGCCGATCTGCCGCCCTCGCTGCTGGAGCTGGAGCTGACCGAATCGATCCTGCTGCGCGATGCGCAGGAGGCCTTGCTGCGCCTGGAGGCACTGGCCGAGCTGGGTGTGTGCATGTCGATCGACGACTTCGGCACCGGCTATTCATCGCTGGGCTATCTGAAGCGCTTCCCGATCCAGCGCCTCAAGATCGACAAGAGTTTCGTGAACGGACTGCCGGGCGACGCCAGTGACGCCGGCATCGTCAATGCCATCGTGCAGATGGGGCGAGCGCTGCAACTGCATGTGATCGCCGAGGGCGTGGAGAACGACGCCCAGCGCGAGTTCCTGAGCCGCGCCGGCTGCCATGAGTTCCAGGGCTTCCTCTATGCCCCGGCGCTCGACCCGCGCGCCTTCGAGGAGCGGGTGTGGCGCCCCGGCCCGTCGGCGCCGCGCGCGCCCGTGCATCTGATCCGTGGCGCCGCCTGA
- the ruvA gene encoding Holliday junction branch migration protein RuvA: MIGRLSGVIAEKSPPLVLVDVQGVGYEVDVPMSTYYNLPGIGERTTLLTHFVVREDAQVLFGFASSEERATFRQLIKISGIGPRMALSLLSGLSVAELAQAVAQQEAGRLVKVPGIGKKTAERLLLELKGKLAPDLSGGSAMRAENDNQADILQALVALGYSEKEAGSALKALPKEVGVSEGIKLALKSLSR, encoded by the coding sequence ATGATTGGCAGACTCAGCGGCGTCATCGCGGAAAAATCGCCCCCGCTCGTACTCGTGGATGTGCAAGGCGTCGGCTACGAGGTCGACGTGCCCATGAGCACCTATTACAACCTGCCAGGCATCGGTGAGCGCACCACCTTGCTGACGCATTTCGTGGTGCGCGAGGACGCGCAGGTGCTGTTCGGCTTTGCCAGCAGCGAGGAGCGCGCCACCTTCCGCCAGCTCATCAAGATCAGCGGCATCGGGCCGCGCATGGCGCTCTCGCTGCTGTCGGGCCTGAGCGTGGCCGAACTGGCCCAGGCGGTCGCGCAGCAGGAGGCCGGCCGGCTGGTGAAGGTGCCCGGCATCGGCAAGAAGACGGCCGAACGCCTGCTGCTGGAGCTCAAGGGCAAGCTGGCGCCGGACCTGAGTGGCGGCAGCGCCATGCGCGCCGAGAACGACAACCAGGCCGACATCCTGCAAGCCCTGGTGGCCCTCGGTTACAGCGAGAAGGAAGCCGGCAGCGCCCTCAAGGCCCTGCCCAAGGAGGTGGGCGTGAGCGAGGGCATCAAGCTCGCATTGAAATCACTGTCGCGCTAA
- a CDS encoding histidine phosphatase family protein produces MSLENATQVLAIRHGETDWNRDTRIQGQLDIPLNQRGRAQARRLAAALAGEPLAAVYASDLARAWETAAALQGLGAPIHADARLRERSFGHFEGQTWDEIARRWPEQSLRWRRRDPDFAAEGGESLSRFYARCTDAVRELAQAHPGQTIAIVAHGGVMDCLYRLAARLELHAARSWTLGNASINRLIYSPEGFGLVGWNDDQHLQDLGLDDLAQA; encoded by the coding sequence ATGAGTTTGGAAAACGCGACCCAGGTCCTGGCGATCCGCCATGGCGAGACCGACTGGAATCGCGACACGCGCATCCAGGGTCAGCTGGACATCCCGCTGAATCAGCGCGGTCGCGCCCAGGCGCGCCGGCTGGCCGCCGCGCTGGCGGGCGAGCCGCTGGCCGCCGTGTATGCGAGCGATCTGGCGCGCGCCTGGGAGACCGCCGCCGCGCTGCAGGGGCTGGGCGCGCCGATCCACGCCGACGCGCGGCTGCGCGAGCGCTCATTCGGACATTTCGAGGGCCAGACCTGGGACGAGATTGCCAGGCGCTGGCCCGAACAGAGCCTGCGCTGGCGGCGCCGCGACCCCGACTTCGCCGCCGAAGGGGGCGAAAGCCTGAGCCGCTTCTATGCGCGCTGTACCGACGCGGTGCGGGAGCTGGCCCAGGCCCACCCCGGCCAGACCATTGCTATCGTCGCCCATGGTGGCGTGATGGACTGTCTGTACCGCCTGGCGGCGCGCCTGGAGCTCCATGCCGCGCGCAGCTGGACGCTGGGCAACGCCAGCATCAACCGGCTGATCTACTCTCCCGAGGGCTTTGGCCTGGTGGGCTGGAACGACGATCAGCATCTTCAGGACCTTGGCCTGGACGATCTGGCGCAGGCCTAG
- the ruvB gene encoding Holliday junction branch migration DNA helicase RuvB: MSIQTDDFGSIPAQRVVSAAPTSPNEEAIERALRPKWLDEYVGQSKAREQLEIFISAAKKRSEALDHVLLFGPPGLGKTTLSHIIAAELGVNLRQTSGPVLEKPKDLAAILTNLEKNDVLFIDEIHRLSPVVEEILYPALEDYQIDIMIGEGPAARSIKLDLQPFTLVGATTRAGMLTNPLRDRFGIVARLEFYTPAELQRIVTRSASLLNAPMDPDGALEIARRSRGTPRIANRLLRRVRDYADVKGNGQISKGIADKALAMLDVDPQGFDLMDRKLLEAVVHRFDGGPVGLDNVAAAIGEERDTIEDVIEPYLIQQGFLQRTPRGRIATLAAFRHLGVAPPKSMGDLFE, translated from the coding sequence ATGAGTATCCAGACCGACGATTTCGGCAGCATCCCGGCGCAGCGCGTGGTGAGCGCTGCCCCGACCTCCCCCAACGAGGAGGCCATCGAACGCGCCCTGCGTCCCAAGTGGCTGGACGAGTATGTGGGCCAGAGCAAGGCGCGCGAACAGCTGGAGATCTTCATCAGCGCGGCCAAGAAGCGCAGCGAGGCGCTCGACCATGTGCTGCTGTTCGGGCCGCCCGGCCTGGGCAAGACCACACTGAGCCACATCATCGCCGCCGAGCTGGGCGTGAACCTGCGCCAGACCTCGGGTCCGGTGCTCGAAAAGCCCAAGGACCTGGCCGCCATCCTCACCAATCTTGAGAAGAACGATGTGCTCTTCATCGACGAGATCCACCGGCTTTCACCGGTGGTGGAGGAGATCCTGTACCCCGCGTTGGAGGACTACCAGATCGACATCATGATCGGCGAAGGCCCGGCGGCACGCTCGATCAAGCTGGATCTGCAGCCCTTCACCCTGGTGGGCGCCACCACGCGCGCCGGCATGCTCACCAACCCGCTGCGCGATCGCTTCGGCATCGTGGCGCGGCTGGAGTTCTACACCCCTGCCGAGTTGCAACGCATCGTGACGCGCTCGGCCAGCCTGTTGAACGCGCCCATGGATCCGGACGGCGCGCTGGAAATCGCGCGCCGCTCGCGCGGCACCCCGCGTATCGCGAACCGGCTGCTGCGCCGCGTGCGCGACTATGCCGATGTGAAGGGCAACGGCCAGATCAGCAAGGGCATTGCCGACAAGGCGCTGGCCATGCTGGACGTGGACCCGCAAGGTTTCGATCTGATGGACCGCAAGCTGTTGGAGGCGGTGGTGCACCGCTTCGATGGCGGGCCGGTCGGTCTGGACAATGTGGCCGCGGCCATCGGCGAAGAGCGCGACACCATCGAGGACGTCATCGAGCCCTACCTGATACAGCAGGGCTTCCTGCAGCGCACGCCGCGCGGCCGCATCGCCACGCTGGCGGCCTTTCGCCACCTGGGCGTGGCGCCGCCCAAGTCCATGGGAGATCTGTTCGAGTAG
- a CDS encoding 3-oxoacid CoA-transferase subunit A translates to MIDKLQPSPAAALADVPDGATVMIGGFGEAGLPQELVSALLDQGARELTVVNNNAGNGDRGLAAMIAAGRVRKIICSFPRQADSHHFDRAYRAGQIELELVPQGNLAERIRAAGAGIGAFYTPTSFGTELAHGKEQRQIGGRGHVLEYALHADYALIQAERGDRWGNLVYRKTARNFGPVMATAARITVAAVREVVALGALDPEAVVTPGIFVQRLVCCPRPAATTEARS, encoded by the coding sequence GTGATCGACAAATTGCAGCCCTCGCCGGCCGCCGCCTTGGCCGACGTGCCGGACGGCGCCACCGTGATGATTGGCGGCTTTGGCGAAGCCGGCCTGCCACAGGAACTGGTGAGCGCCCTGCTGGACCAGGGCGCGCGCGAGTTGACGGTGGTGAACAACAACGCCGGCAATGGCGACCGCGGGCTGGCGGCCATGATCGCCGCCGGGCGGGTGCGCAAGATCATCTGCTCCTTCCCGCGCCAGGCCGACTCGCATCACTTCGATCGCGCCTATCGCGCCGGGCAGATCGAGCTCGAACTGGTGCCGCAGGGCAATCTGGCCGAGCGCATCCGTGCCGCCGGCGCCGGCATCGGCGCCTTCTACACGCCCACCAGCTTTGGCACCGAACTCGCGCATGGCAAGGAGCAGCGCCAGATCGGCGGGCGCGGTCACGTCCTTGAATATGCGCTGCATGCCGACTACGCCCTCATCCAGGCCGAGCGCGGCGACCGCTGGGGCAATCTGGTCTATCGCAAGACCGCACGCAACTTCGGCCCGGTAATGGCGACGGCGGCGCGCATCACCGTGGCCGCGGTGCGCGAGGTGGTAGCGCTGGGCGCGCTGGACCCCGAGGCCGTGGTGACGCCCGGCATCTTTGTGCAGAGGCTGGTGTGCTGCCCACGCCCGGCAGCCACCACGGAGGCCCGCTCATGA
- a CDS encoding DUF1840 family protein: protein MIYKFKSKAGADVLMLGPQGERVLRLLGREPARQGLLAQAELGPAMAALEAAVADDEAEFARLQAEAEAAGQEAPRREGVSLRQRVWPLLELMRHSQRAAVDIVWGV, encoded by the coding sequence GTGATCTACAAATTCAAATCCAAGGCCGGGGCCGATGTGCTGATGCTGGGCCCGCAGGGCGAGCGCGTGCTGCGGCTGCTGGGCCGCGAACCCGCCAGGCAGGGCCTGCTGGCGCAGGCCGAGCTGGGCCCTGCAATGGCCGCATTGGAGGCCGCGGTGGCCGACGACGAGGCCGAGTTCGCACGCCTGCAGGCCGAGGCCGAGGCGGCCGGGCAGGAGGCGCCGCGCCGCGAAGGGGTGAGCCTGCGGCAGCGCGTCTGGCCGCTGCTGGAGCTGATGCGGCACAGCCAGCGCGCTGCCGTCGATATCGTCTGGGGCGTATGA
- a CDS encoding HD-GYP domain-containing protein: MSHPFPLSSFKLSSEEQLLILRRLGLKQVRWSPGKSDLQTDATPAPQPEAVVEAVQTISAEELARERHRQALAAQREALHLCEKQYGEAAAAYRQVIDLVPREPRNARDQSVALTTALLDKMLVEGDLNIRLLNEGAGDRGTAHALNVSIVSLLLGRAFGLGRDEMLDLGVGALLHDVGKIELPPRVRNRDDSFTAAETHLYQQHVVKGVALAQQMGLQPGPLLIVAQHHENADGSGFPQRINVDRMSAGARIVALVNRFDGLCNPLLASKAMTPHEALSLMFAQGRNRFDATMLNAFIRMMGVYPPGSTVQLTDDRYALVVAVNSSRPLKPRVMVHDPKVPKDEALVMNLEELPDLGIRRSLKPQQLPRASLEYLSPRTRVAYFFEAVPTAPVGEMAA, encoded by the coding sequence ATGTCCCATCCCTTTCCGCTTTCGAGCTTCAAGCTGAGCTCGGAAGAACAGCTGCTGATCTTGCGCCGCCTGGGTCTCAAGCAGGTGCGCTGGAGCCCGGGCAAGAGCGATCTGCAGACCGATGCCACGCCGGCGCCTCAACCCGAGGCGGTCGTCGAGGCCGTGCAGACGATCTCCGCGGAGGAGTTGGCCCGCGAGCGCCACCGCCAGGCGCTGGCCGCCCAGCGCGAGGCCCTGCATCTTTGCGAGAAGCAATACGGTGAGGCGGCCGCCGCCTATCGCCAGGTGATTGATCTGGTGCCGCGCGAGCCGCGCAATGCGCGCGACCAGTCGGTGGCCCTGACCACCGCCCTGCTGGACAAGATGCTGGTCGAGGGTGACCTGAATATCCGCCTGCTGAACGAAGGCGCCGGTGATCGCGGCACCGCCCATGCGCTCAACGTCTCCATCGTCTCGCTGTTGCTGGGCCGTGCCTTCGGCCTGGGACGCGACGAAATGCTGGATCTGGGCGTCGGCGCCCTGCTGCACGATGTCGGCAAGATCGAATTGCCGCCGCGCGTGCGCAACCGCGACGACAGCTTCACCGCTGCCGAGACGCATCTGTATCAGCAGCATGTGGTGAAGGGCGTGGCCCTGGCCCAGCAGATGGGGCTGCAGCCCGGGCCGCTGCTGATCGTGGCCCAGCACCATGAGAATGCCGACGGTTCCGGCTTCCCGCAGCGCATCAATGTGGACCGCATGAGCGCCGGCGCGCGCATCGTCGCGCTGGTGAATCGCTTCGACGGCCTGTGCAATCCGCTGCTGGCATCCAAGGCGATGACGCCGCACGAGGCGCTCTCGCTGATGTTCGCCCAGGGGCGCAACCGCTTCGACGCCACCATGCTGAACGCCTTCATCCGCATGATGGGCGTCTACCCGCCCGGCTCCACGGTGCAACTCACCGATGACCGCTATGCGTTGGTGGTGGCTGTCAACTCCTCGCGCCCGCTCAAGCCGCGCGTGATGGTGCACGACCCCAAGGTGCCCAAGGACGAGGCCCTGGTGATGAATCTGGAAGAGCTGCCCGACCTGGGTATCCGGCGCAGCCTCAAGCCCCAGCAACTGCCGCGCGCCTCGCTCGAGTACCTGAGCCCGCGCACCCGGGTGGCTTATTTCTTCGAGGCCGTGCCCACGGCACCGGTCGGGGAGATGGCCGCGTGA